In the Wyeomyia smithii strain HCP4-BCI-WySm-NY-G18 chromosome 2, ASM2978416v1, whole genome shotgun sequence genome, one interval contains:
- the LOC129724176 gene encoding uncharacterized protein LOC129724176, which translates to MTSRNSKIVGGHDEEAYSECLYCNKCESDDVDWVQCKTCERWAHFSCAGVDESVVEVEWECSRCDRPVDQQLTVPKTSKTRSKTRAGSKSEGGSVRGNGSVSELTDQQFEEEQLARERAFAKQMEIRESRLRREMEWNAKQLEMERNMRKRELEVQRMMQEEKLKQEQDLLNAQLADEQAFLKQRNEIRSKLNSSIQKVKSYMNEEGAVGGTSEQTPNKVTSWLHSQRKSVTNRTANRGAVEKVENPLVRPSLSVAEDEVSQYDDSDSDGDGRQDSDKSESIGKNSLAAGESHRSQSGFESQAFRLTREQIATRKVISGHLPKFNGDPETWPLFISSFENTTRACGYSNIENLDRLLNSLGGEALNAVRSMLVLPDSVPEVIRDLRRLFGQPEKLLRTLLNKVKNAPPPTTEDLKTFVRFGITVKQLCDHLEAAHLSDHLRNPLLVQQLVEKLQPEYQMKWVEYKRGRKGTPLRLFTDFITGIGDVASEAVAYSLTTNDTARHSRVKPARKHEFLHVHDSASKCDDRTFTGKANKPCWICNRTDHLIRFCEDFRRMNVGERLKAVEKQKLCGVCLNKHGDNACGSKARCTVKNCKGNHHTLLHRVEESVQLQRVECNTHGGLDRSVIFRMAPISLYAGNKRYDTLAFLDEGSSTTLVNEAVADRLKAEGETEPLIVTWTGNINRFENNSRKVELTLSVKGSKEKIPLENVRTVSELLLPKQHMRFADVAKQYPHLAGLPVRDHPTGQAAILIGLDNLHLFAPLESRVGKQNEPIAVRSRIGWTVYGPEKRKPSASTFLNLHTVSPVSNQDLHDLMRNQYVLDEAVVSSFPIPEPKEEQRAKAILRATTKRLGERFETGLLWRKDERRFPDNYAMALRRMKALERKLERDPALKENVCQQIVDYQEKGYAHRITKVELTQTPSSAVWYLPLNAVVNPRKPGKVRLVWDAAASVRGISLNTELLKGPDMLIPLPRVICRFRERPVAFGGDIQEMYHQIRIRSEDKQAQRFLFRSNSAETPQVYVMDVATFGSTCSPCSAQYVKNLNAEQFSGQFPEATIAVSEKHYVDDYYDSVDTVEEAMQRAKEVKYIHSQGGFHIRNWVSSSHEFLEAMGERNTNDAVHFNRDKSAEYERVLGIVWEPVEDSFCFASVSTAAFRSVLDGDERPTKRSVLSFVMAQFDPTGLISPITVRGKMLIQDLWRTGCDWDTKIDAESFDKWRRWIGMMRNIKSFKISRSYFGDAKSTEIQELELHIMADASEKAYGCVAYFRAVVRGEVRCALVMSRSKVAPLKQVSIPRLELLAAVLAARLSRTVIENHSLVVGRVVFWVDASVVLSWIRSDQRRYKQFVGFRIGEILSLTKLTDWRWVPTRMNVADQLTKWGKDPEMHPGSAWVRGPSFLYENEEKWPKKELPPSNTTEELRIHLLLHNVKVQTILIDAGRISKWTVLVRTMACVFRFISNCRRKCKGLPIKTLKPTKLQAKMLKQNAVVCTIVPLQQEEYDMAEKCLLRMAQAESFIDELKLLKRNENRPVSQWLEIDKSSPLRKLTPLIDEAGLIRMEGRCAQAEDLPFDLRFPVILPDDSRITNLIVQHVHEKCGHGYRQTVKNKLRQLFHIIHMDAVVKKVSSACMWCKVNRNRPRVPREAPLPVQRLTPSLRPFSFVGVDYMGPFEVTVGRRREKRWIALFTCLVTRAVHLEVVHGLTTQSCLMAINRFIGRRDWPIEFLSDNGTNFQGASKELAALIKDIEFDCADEYTNAKTKWTFNPPASPHMGGVWERLVRSVKEALKSLHDGRRLTDEILQTVIVEAEDMINSRPLAYTSQESEEAEALTPNHFLRGPPSKRQDVGIPPANPSEALRDAYKRSQQLAGEMWQRWIREYVPTLNQRTKWFGETKPLKAGDLVYIVEGNNRKCWVRGIVEEPIISRDGRIRQAWVRTRTKRYKRAVANLAVLELEVGNTEPKVTSGPGLRAGEYVGNTANLLPSDA; encoded by the coding sequence ATGACTTCACGCAATTCCAAGATTGTTGGGGGCCACGACGAGGAGGCCTATTCGGAATGTTTATATTGTAATAAATGCGAGTCGGACGATGTTGACTGGGTTCAATGCAAAACTTGCGAGCGATGGGCTCATTTTTCCTGTGCGGGCGTGGATGAGAGCGTCGTTGAAGTTGAGTGGGAATGTTCGCGATGTGATCGGCCAGTCGATCAACAACTAACCGTTCCAAAAACGTCTAAGACGCGGTCTAAAACTAGAGCCGGATCGAAAAGCGAAGGGGGGTCTGTTCGCGGCAATGGGTCTGTTTCCGAACTGACTGATCAGCAGTTTGAGGAAGAACAACTCGCGCGTGAAAGAGCCTTTGCGAAGCAAATGGAGATTCGGGAAAGTAGACTACGTAGGGAGATGGAATGGAATGCAAAGCAGTTGGAGATGGAAAGGAACATGCGAAAAAGGGAACTCGAGGTGCAACGTATGATGCAGGAAGAAAAGCTCAAGCAGGAACAAGATCTGTTGAACGCGCAGTTAGCAGACGAACAAGCATTTTTAAAGCAGCGGAATGAAATTCGAAGTAAACTGAACAGCAGTATTCAAAAGGTTAAGTCATATATGAACGAAGAGGGTGCTGTAGGCGGTACGTCGGAACAAACACCTAACAAGGTGACTTCGTGGCTACATAGTCAAAGAAAATCCGTAACAAATAGAACAGCTAATCGCGGGGCcgtggaaaaagttgaaaatccgTTAGTAAGGCCATCTTTATCGGTTGCTGAAGATGAAGTGAGTCAGTACGATGATTCCGACAGTGACGGGGATGGAAGACAGGACTCAGACAAGAGTGAGAGCATTGGAAAAAATTCACTGGCGGCAGGCGAATCTCACCGAAGCCAAAGCGGATTTGAGAGTCAAGCTTTCAGGCTGACTCGGGAGCAGATCGCTACCAGGAAGGTGATATCAGGACACTTACCCAAATTCAATGGAGACCCAGAAACATGGCCGTTGTTTATAAGCAGCTTTGAGAATACAACCAGGGCTTGCGGCTATTCGAACATCGAGAATTTAGATCGTCTGCTAAACAGTTTGGGAGGAGAAGCGCTAAATGCTGTCAGAAGCATGTTAGTGCTCCCGGATTCTGTGCCGGAAGTTATTCGAGACCTTCGTAGGTTATTTGGCCAGCCGGAAAAACTGCTAAGAACGTTGTTGAATAAGGTCAAAAATGCACCTCCACCGACGACGGAGGATTTGAAAACTTTTGTCAGGTTTGGCATAACGGTTAAACAACTCTGTGACCATTTGGAAGCGGCGCATCTTAGTGACCACCTGCGGAATCCTTTGTTAGTGCAGCAACTTGTAGAGAAGCTGCAACCAGAATACCAAATGAAATGGGTAGAGTACAAACGAGGTAGAAAGGGAACACCACTGCGACTGTTCACAGATTTCATCACTGGTATCGGAGACGTGGCGTCTGAAGCAGTGGCCTATTCATTGACGACCAATGACACAGCACGGCATTCGAGAGTAAAACCCGCCAGGAAGCACGAATTTCTGCACGTACATGATTCTGCGTCGAAGTGCGACGATCGAAcgttcacaggaaaagctaacAAACCTTGTTGGATCTGCAATCGAACAGATCATCTGATAAGGTTCTGCGAGGACTTCAGGAGGATGAACGTGGGAGAACGGCTGAAAGCTGTAGAAAAGCAGAAGCTGTGCGGTGTCTGTCTCAATAAGCACGGCGACAATGCATGTGGGTCGAAGGCACGGTGTACCGTGAAGAATTGCAAAGGCAATCATCACACACTTCTGCATCGTGTAGAGGAATCTGTTCAGCTACAGAGAGTGGAGTGTAATACTCACGGAGGCCTAGATCGTTCGGTCATCTTTCGCATGGCACCTATATCGTTGTACGCGGGAAATAAGCGATACGATACACTGGCATTTTTGGACGAGGGTTCATCTACAACCCTGGTAAACGAGGCTGTGGCAGACCGACTGAAGGCGGAAGGAGAAACAGAGCCACTCATTGTGACTTGGACTGGGAACATCAATCGGTTCGAAAATAACTCCCGGAAAGTTGAATTGACGCTGTCGGTAAAAGGCTCAAAGGAAAAGATTCCGCTGGAGAACGTTCGCACTGTGTCGGAACTTTTGCTTCCGAAACAGCATATGCGTTTCGCTGATGTTGCGAAGCAATATCCGCACTTAGCAGGGTTGCCGGTAAGAGATCATCCAACCGGACAAGCAGCGATACTTATCGGTTTGGATAACCTGCATTTGTTTGCGCCGCTGGAGTCACGAGTCGGTAAGCAAAACGAACCGATTGCCGTGCGATCGAGAATTGGATGGACGGTATACGGCCCTGAAAAGCGTAAGCCGAGCGCAAGTACGTTCCTCAATTTGCACACAGTGTCGCCAGTGAGCAATCAAGATTTGCATGATTTGATGCGAAATCAGTACGTTTTGGACGAAGCAGTTGTTTCATCGTTTCCCATACCCGAGCCGAAGGAAGAACAACGGGCGAAAGCGATATTACGAGCGACAACAAAACGGTTAGGAGAACGATTCGAAACCGGGCTGCTGTGGCGTAAAGACGAACGCCGATTTCCCGACAATTATGCGATGGCATTACGGAGGATGAAGGCACTCGAACGAAAGCTTGAAAGAGATCCAGCTTTAAAGGAGAATGTTTGTCAGCAGATCGTGGACTATCAGGAGAAGGGTTACGCGCATAGGATAACTAAGGTAGAACTTACGCAGACGCCTAGCTCGGCGGTCTGGTATCTGCCATTGAATGCAGTTGTGAATCCACGTAAACCAGGGAAAGTGCGCCTGGTGTGGGACGCAGCCGCGTCGGTAAGAGGAATATCACTGAACACAGAACTGTTAAAGGGTCCAGATATGCTTATACCCCTTCCCAGGGTTATTTGCCGCTTTCGTGAACGTCCGGTGGCGTTTGGCGGAGATATCCAAGAAATGTACCACCAGATTCGAATCCGATCTGAAGACAAACAGGCGCAACGCTTCTTGTTCAGGTCCAACTCAGCAGAAACACCCCAGGTGTACGTAATGGACGTGGCCACCTTCGGATCCACGTGCTCGCCCTGCTCCGCGCAATATGTTAAAAATTTGAACGCGGAACAGTTTTCAGGACAGTTTCCTGAAGCGACGATTGCGGTTAGCGAAAAGCACTACGTAGATGATTACTACGACAGCGTGGACACAGTGGAAGAAGCGATGCAGCGAGCCAAAGAAGTGAAATATATTCACTCTCAAGGAGGCTTCCATATCAGGAACTGGGTTTCGAGCTCCCATGAATTTCTCGAAGCGATGGGCGAGCGGAATACGAATGATGCAGTTCATTTCAACCGGGACAAGAGTGCGGAGTATGAGCGCGTGCTGGGTATTGTTTGGGAGCCGGTTGAGGATTCATTTTGTTTCGCTTCCGTGTCTACTGCAGCGTTTCGGTCAGTTTTAGATGGCGACGAACGCCCAACGAAAAGGAGTGTCCTTAGCTTCGTAATGGCACAATTTGATCCAACGGGACTCATCTCTCCAATAACTGTGCGCGGAAAGATGCTGATCCAAGATCTCTGGCGTACCGGTTGTGACTGGGATACGAAAATTGATGCGGAATCGTTCGATAAATGGCGTCGGTGGATCGGTATGATGCGAAACATCAAATCCTTCAAGATATCGCGGAGTTATTTTGGAGACGCTAAATCGACAGAGATACAGGAGTTAGAGCTGCATATTATGGCAGACGCAAGCGAGAAAGCATATGGATGTGTGGCATACTTTCGGGCAGTCGTAAGAGGTGAAGTGCGGTGCGCACTGGTTATGAGCCGTTCTAAAGTGGCCCCGTTGAAACAGGTATCCATTCCCCGTCTTGAGCTCCTGGCGGCAGTTCTTGCTGCACGACTGTCGAGAACTGTTATCGAGAACCACAGCCTAGTCGTCGGCCGAGTGGTATTCTGGGTGGATGCTAGTGTGGTGCTCTCGTGGATTCGCTCCGATCAACGCCGATATAAACAATTCGTCGGATTCAGGATCGGCGAAATTCTCAGCCTAACGAAATTGACTGATTGGCGCTGGGTGCCTACCAGGATGAACGTAGCGGATCAGCTAACGAAGTGGGGCAAAGATCCAGAAATGCATCCTGGAAGTGCGTGGGTTCGTGGGCCCTCCTTTCTATACGAAAATGAGGAGAAGTGGCCGAAGAAAGAATTACCCCCCTCAAACACGACGGAAGAGCTACGCATTCATCTGTTGTTGCACAATGTGAAGGTACAGACGATTCTCATAGACGCGGGGCGCATTTCCAAATGGACCGTGCTCGTGCGAACGATGGCGTGCGTTTTTCGGTTTATCTCGAACTGTAGACGAAAGTGCAAAGGACTGCCGATTAAAACGCTGAAACCGACGAAGCTGCAAGCAAAGATGTTGAAGCAAAATGCGGTAGTTTGTACTATTGTTCCATTGCAGCAAGAAGAGTATGATATGGCCGAAAAATGTCTGCTGCGTATGGCTCAGGCAGAGAGTTTTATTGATGAACTAAAGTTGTTGAAACGGAACGAAAACCGCCCAGTAAGTCAGTGGCTCGAAATCGATAAATCTAGTCCTCTTAGAAAGCTCACTCCGTTAATCGATGAGGCTGGCTTGATTCGTATGGAGGGACGATGTGCGCAGGCCGAGGATCTTCCATTCGATCTTCGATTTCCTGTCATTTTACCGGATGATTCCAGGATCACCAATCTGATCGTCCAGCACGTTCACGAAAAGTGTGGCCATGGATACAGACAAACGGTAAAGAACAAACTGAGACAACTGTTTCATATCATTCATATGGATGCAGTGGTAAAGAAGGTATCATCGGCTTGCATGTGGTGTAAGGTTAATCGCAATCGTCCGCGAGTTCCCCGAGAAGCACCGTTGCCGGTGCAACGTTTAACACCAAGTCTTCGTccatttagttttgttggagTAGACTACATGGGACCGTTCGAAGTGACCGTGGGACGCAGAAGAGAGAAACGGTGGATAGCACTATTCACCTGCCTGGTTACGCGGGCGGTGCACCTTGAGGTTGTGCATGGACTGACAACACAATCGTGCTTGATGGCGATAAATCGTTTCATTGGACGACGAGATTGGCCAATAGAGTTTCTGTCGGATAACGGGACCAATTTCCAAGGGGCAAGCAAAGAGCTGGCGGCACTCATTAAGGACATCGAGTTTGATTGTGCGGACGAGTACACAAACGCTAAAACGAAATGGACGTTCAATCCTCCCGCTTCACCCCACATGGGAGGTGTGTGGGAACGCTTAGTCCGCTCGGTAAAGGAGGCACTGAAATCGTTACATGATGGCAGGCGACTTACGGATGAAATCCTTCAGACGGTGATTGTGGAAGCCGAGGACATGATAAACTCCCGACCTCTCGCATATACGTCTCAGGAGTCTGAGGAAGCAGAAGCTTTGACTCCAAACCATTTCTTGCGTGGCCCCCCCTCGAAGCGACAAGACGTAGGTATTCCGCCGGCAAATCCTAGTGAAGCTCTGCGGGATGCGTACAAACGATCACAACAGTTGGCTGGTGAGATGTGGCAGCGTTGGATTAGAGAATACGTCCCCACTCTGAACCAACGCACCAAATGGTTTGGTGAAACGAAACCGTTGAAGGCGGGTGACCTGGTCTACATCGTCGAGGGAAACAACCGAAAGTGTTGGGTTAGAGGAATAGTAGAGGAGCCTATCATATCCAGAGATGGTCGCATTCGACAAGCATGGGTGCGTACGCGAACTAAGCGCTACAAGCGTGCAGTAGCGAACTTGGCTGTGCTGGAGTTAGAAGTAGGTAACACCGAACCGAAAGTAACTTCCGGACCTGGGTTACGGGCCGGGGAATATGTTGGGAACACTGCCAACCTGCTACCAAGCGATGCGTAA